The genomic segment CGGGCTTTTCCGGCGCCGACCTGAAGAACCTGCTGAATGAGGCCGCAATCAACGCGGCCCGGCGCAGCGACGACAAGATCACTGGCTCGGATCTGCAGGACGCGCGCGACAAGGTGATGATGGGAACCGTCCGGACACTGGCCATACAACCCGAAGAACGCCACCGGCTTGCCGTACACGAGGCCGGCCACACGGCAGTCGCCTATTACACACCCGGAGCGGACCCGCTCCACAAGGTCACCATCATCCCGCGGGGCAGGGCTCTTGGCGGTACGCATATGCTCAGTACGGAAGAGCATCACACCCTGCCGGAAGACTATCTTCGAGCGCAGCTGGCCATCCTGCTCGCCGGGCGGGCGGCGGAGAAAGCCCTGATCGGCAATGTCAGCTCTGGCGCTGACGATGACATCAAGCGCGCAACGGAAATGGCCCGCTCGATGGTCGCGCGTTGGGGCATGACCGAAGAGCTCGGCCCGGTCGACCTGCGCCAGAGCGAGGATCATCCCTTCCTCGGCCAGTCCATTGCCCGGCCCCGCGAACATGCCGACGACACGGCCGCACGCGTCGATGCCGCAGTGATTGATCTTCTGAAGGCGTCCGAGGCCGAAGCCACCCGGATCATCGAAGGGCACAGGGACAGGCTTCTTGCCCTGGTGCGGGAACTCGAAGAGCGCGAGGTGCTGGAATTCGATGCGATCGAGGCATGTCTCTCTCCCGGCAAGAGGAAGGCAGGCGCGCGCGAGAAGGCTTAGCCGACGAACGGTCGGACTGGCCGGAAAATCGCGTTAGCGCCTGTCCATGCCATGTGACGAAGAGCGACATACTTTGGGGTTCATACATGGTGGAATGTCAGCCGGGCACAGGTTTTTACGCATGTTAATGACGTCTGTCGTTTCAGCGCAAAGCATGGTGCCCGGCGAGAATGATTCGAAACTCTGCGACAGGAAAAGTGACATGGCAAAGGCAACCTCAACCCCTTCGGTGACCAAGATCAGTTGGCCTGCGGGTATCTTCGGAACATACTCGCTGGTCGGCCCCCAGATCGCGCATTTCTGGGAGGCGCAGGAGGATATCCTTACGGATGGCGAAACTTTCGCCAGGAACTGGTTCGAGCGCCGCCACACGGCTACGCGAACGGCGCTCGAAGCCGCAATGGAGATCGGGCAATGTGGCATTTCAGACCCGGCCGGGGCGATGAAGGCCGTGACCAGGTGGCAAACGCATTCCATGGAACGCGTCGCGCAGGACTACCGGGAATGGCTGGGGCTCTGGACCAGATGCGCCGGCTACCTGAACAATGCCGAGATGGAAGCCGGCGAAGAAGGTATGAAGAGCGTGGCGAAATCCATGACACCGGCCAAGCGGATGAAGGACGACATCCCGGTTTAAAGCGTTCGGGCCCGACAGGTTAAGCGCGGTCGGGCCTGGTGCCGGCATGCCCCGAGACCTGGCGAAACCCTGGTCTTTCCCCCTGACCAAAGGAATCCGACTCCGCAATGGCGGAAACCGATCCAGTCCCCGAAACGCAAGGCGAGACACCCGGATCTGACCGGATGCCCGTGGTTCATGCCTTGGATGCAGCGGATGCTTTGGAACTAGTTGCGTCGACGCCAGATGGGCTGAGTTCCGAGGAAGCCACGCGCCGGCTGAACATATACGGCCCGAACCGGTCGCCGGAGCCGAAAAAACGCAGCACGGTGCTGAGGTTCCTCGCCCACTTCCACAATGTGTTGATCTACGTGCTGATCGGCTCCGCAATCGTGACGGCGGCCCTGCAGCACTGGGTCGATACCGGCGTCATCATGGCCGTAGTCCTTGTGAATGCCGTGATCGGTTTCCTTCAGGAGGGCCGCGCCGAGCGGGCAATGGAAGCCATTCGGGACATGCTGGCTCCACACGCCACAGTCTTGCGGAACGGGCACCGCAGATCGGTAGACGCGGCCGATCTCGTTCCCGGCGACATCGTCCTGATAGATGCGGGCAGTCGCGTTCCGGCAGACCTGCGGCTGATCGAGGCCCGGGGTCTCAAGGCCGAGGAAGCTATTCTGACCGGTGAGTCCGTTTCCGTGGACAAGGGCATCGACCCGGTCGGGAAAGAGGTGGCGCTGGGCGACAAGACGTCGATGCTGTTCAGCGGCACACTCGTCGTTTCGGGGGCGGCGCGCGGCGTCGTGGTGGCCACCGGACCTGCGACCGAGATCGGCCAGATCAGCGACATGCTGACCGGTGTCCAGACGCTGACCACGCCGCTTCTGCGGCAGATGGATGTCTTTGCCCGCTGGCTTACGCTCTTCATCCTGCTCGTTGCGGCAAGTCTGTTGGTCTATGGCTACTTTGTCGGACACATGCCGTTCGCGGAACTGTTCATGGCCGTGGTCGGGCTGTCTGTTGCCGCGATCCCCGAAGGGCTACCGGCCGTACTTACGATTACGCTGGCCGTGGGGGTTCAGGCGATGGCGCGGCGGAACGCCATCGTTCGACGCCTGCCCGCCATCGAGACGCTCGGCGCGGTCTCGGTGATCTGCACTGACAAGACCGGTACGCTTACCCGCAACGAGATGATGGCGGCCAGCCTGATTTCTTCCGAGCATCACTACGTGGTTGAAGGCGACGGCTATGCCCCCGAGGGCGAGTTGCGCCGGCGCGGCGCGAGTGTGCCCGAGCCGGAAAATGCGATCCTGTCGGAATTCGCAAATGCCGCGGCCCTGTGCAACGACGCGACTTTGCGCAGAGCCGAAGGCGAGTGGCATGCAGAGGGCGACCCTATGGAAGGCGCGCTGCTCGCCCTTGCCGGCAAAATCGCCGGCGACACCGAAACGCCTTCGGCCCTCTGGTCACGAACCGACACGATCCCGTTCGACGCGGCGCATCGCTACATGGCCGTGCTGCACCATGACCACGAGGGGCATGCGGCAATCCATGTGAAAGGAGCCCCCGAGGCTGTGCTCGACATGTGCGCGACACAGCGCGGGTCGGATGGGGAGGCTGCGCCGATCGATGCCGCCTATTGGCACGGGATGGTGGAACACCTCGCCGCCGAAGGGCAGCGGGTGATCGCCGTTGCCAACCGCCCGGTCCGGCAGTCCCAGACGATCCTGAACGCCTCGGACCTGGACGGGAGGCTGACCCTGATCGGCCTGATCGGCCTGATTGATCCGCCGCGCCCGGAAGCGATCGACGCCGTTGCCGAATGTCATGCCGCCGGCATCGACGTGAAGATGATCACGGGCGACCACGCGGCAACCGCGCGCGCCATCGCGGCCGTCATCGGGTTGAAGCACTGCGAAGAGGTGCTGACCGGTGCGGACCTTGAGGCGATGGACGAGACCGCGCTTTCCGCGGCAGTCGCAGAGGTTGATGTCTTTGCCCGCACGTCCCCGGCGCACAAGCTTCGACTGGTGAATGCGCTGCAATCGCGCGGACTGACCGTGGCAATGACCGGAGACGGGGTCAACGACGCGCCCGCGCTGAAACGCGCCGATGCTGGTATAGCGATGGGCCGGAAGGGCAGCGAGGCGGCGAGAGAGGCCGCCGACCTGGTTCTGGCCGATGACAATTTCGCCTCGATCGTCGCCGCCGTGCGCGAGGGACGCACGGTCTTCGACAATATCAAGAAGGTCATCAGCTGGACGTTGCCGACGAGTTTCGGTGAGGCGGCGACGATCATCGTGGCACTCTTTGCCGGGCTGGCCCTGCCAGTCACCGCGGTTCAGATCCTTTGGATCAATCTTGTCACGGCAGCCACACTGGGGCTTGCGCTTGCCTTTGAGCCGTCCGAGCCCGGCACCATGCGCAGACAGCCTCGCCAGCGTTCGGCACCGTTGCTTTCCGGCGGGCTGGTTTGGCATATCGTGCTGGTGTCAGCGCTGTTCCTGGCGGCAGGCTTTGGCGTGTTCTTCTATGCGCTCGATCGGGGGTATCCCCTCGTGCTGGCCCAGACAATCGCCATGAACACACTGATCGTGCTTGAGCTTTTCCACCTATTCTTCGTTCGCAACATCCACGGGACGTCACTGACATGGAAGGCGGCCCGGGGCACTAAGGTGATATGGGCCTGTGTCGTGACAGTTGTGGCGGCGCAGGGGGCCATCACCTATCTGCCGCCCCTGCAATCGGTCTTTGGCACGCAGGCCGTTTCGGTCTTTGACGGGTTGCTGATTTTGGCCATCGGCATCTTGTTCTTTGCCCTGATCGAAACAGAAAAGCAAATGCGTCTCGCATTACGGAGCCCGGAACCGGGCAAATCCCGAACACGTGATGCTCAGGCCCGATCGTAGGTCTGGAAAATTGGCGTTTGACCGTGAGTGGCGTTACAGATGAATACCTGTGACCACACGGCCGGAACTACACTGACGGTCGTCCGCTTCAATCCCGGAATGACACCCGTAATACAGGGCAAGCTTGAGCTTGAGGCGACAGCCGTGTCCAAGGTGATTTTGGACTCAGGCGAGATGGCCATGCTGCTAGCACCTCGGCACGAACTCGGCAGCGTAGAGGTTATGGATCTCTTGCTGACAGCACGAGAAACGGGAAAAAGGTTCAGCTGCTCGGATGAAGGGGCGTACTGCACCGTCTCGCAATGGGTACCCGGCTACAGTGCGTTGAGAATGAGCGCGTAGCAACTGTCTTTCTTATCCTGCCGCTGGCCGGTGCTCCCTTTGATCCCGCAGCATTGCGTTGAGGACGGTGATCAGCTTGCGGGCGCAGGCGACGATGGCGAGTTTCACGGGCTTGCCGACTTCCTGCAGCTTGCGCCGGAAGGCACGCAGCGCCGGGTCATACCGGCTGGCGATGAACCCCGCGAGGTAGAGCGTGCGCCGCACCTCCGCGCGGCCGCCCCAGATCCGCCGCTTCCCCCGGAACCGGCCGCTGTCGCAGGCATGCGGCGCCAGACCGGCGAGGCTGGCGATCGCCCGGCGGTCGAGACGGCCCAGCTCGGGCAGCCGGGCCAGCAGGCTTGCCGCCAGCAGCGGCCCCACCCCCGGCATCGTCCGCAAGAGGCGCGACCGGTCCGACAGCGCCTCATCCGCCCCGATCACCGCGGCGATCTCGGCCTCGAGCTTGCCGATCCGGCGGCGCAGCAGCGCGATCATGCTGCCGATATCGCGGCGGACAGAGGCATCGCGGGCCTGACGCAGGCGCGCCATCTCGGCCCGCAGCATCGCGCCGAGATCGTCCCGGCGGCCCATCAGGCCGGCCAGCCGCGCCCGCCCGGGATCGGCCGGCGGCGTCGGGCGCAAAGCCAGCGCCCGACCCATCTCCGCCAGCACCCGGGCATCGACCCGGTCGGTCTTGGCCAGCCGGCCCGTGGCGCGGGCGAACTCCCGCGCCTGCCGCGGGTTGACCCGGGCGTAGGTGACATCCGCCGCGCCGAGCGCCTCGGCCAGCGGGTGCTCGTACCCGCCCGAGGCCTCGAACACCACCAGCGCCCCCCGGGCCCGGGCGGCGAAAGCCCGAAGCTCGGCGGTCGCCATCGGCACCCGCTCCGCCCGGCGGGCGGACAGAAAGAAGACGTCGATCCAGTCCTTGGCGATATCGACGCCGATGACATCTTGTGGCAAAGTCATGGGGCCTGTCCTTGATCTGCGGGATCGGCTGGTTGCACAGCCCTCCCTGGCAACTGTTCAGGTTTGACAACGGTCGGCAGACGAGCCCCGGGCTACGCGACGGTCTCAAGGACCAAGGGTGGGACGGGGTCTCGCCTGCCGATACACAATATCGCACAGATCAAAGAGACAAGGGTAGTGTCGGCCCATAGCAACCTTTTGTTAACGTTTCGCCGAATGGCCGTTCTCCTGCCGTTAGCCGGCATTTTTATTCACTCAAGTATGCTGACATCTCCACGCCAGTGTCCACGAAGCTGCAGGCAATGAGCACAAGTACGCCGTTGTTTTGCTCTCACTATGTTGACATGCCGTGCGATCAACAGACATCATTCCCAAGATGACAGTTTCCGCATACCGCATGGCCTTTACCACCGCTTACGTGATGATTGCCTTTGTTCTGTTCTACGCAGCAATGGCCATGCCCGCGGCTGCGCATGGTAATGAGAGTCATCTGTCCGCAATGGTTGCACAGGAGCAGGCGCCGACTGGTGAGGCTCTGGCCGATGATACCTGTTGTCACAAGGTCGGAACCTGCGTCGTGCAATTCCTGCAAGTCAGTCCGGATACGGCCCCGCTCGAGGTCCAGTTGACCACGATCGGGCGCGGGATCGCGACAGTGCGATATGCATCGATCTCGTCGGAGACTGACCCACCCCCACCGCGCGCCTGACCGATGGAAATCGACCCCTCGGGGTAAACTCTATCGGATCAAGGAAATCAGGAATGACATTTAGACAATTGGTACTGGGCGGGGCCGCCATCGCGAGCCTTTCCGCCGCAGCATTCGCGCATTCGGGCGCCACTGGTGTGGTCAAGGAGCGGATGGACGCGATGAAATCCATGGGGGACGCGATCAAGCGCATACAGCCGATGATGTCCGGCGAGACCGGCTATGATGAAGCGGCTGTGCGAGAGGCCGCGCAGGCCATCGCCGCCGAGGCGGGCAAGGCAATGACCGGCAAGTTCCCGGAGGGCTCGAATGAGCACCCGTCCGAAACCCTGCCGCGCACCTGGGAGGAATGGGATCGCTTCACCGCCCTCGCAACCCAGCTGGAAACGGCGGCGCAAGGGCTCGCCCTTGCTTCGGGCAACGTCCTGCATGGCGCCGGCCACATGATGAGCGGCCAGTCCGGGATGATGGGCGGCAACATGATGGGGGATAGCTCCGGCATGATGGGTAACGGCATGATGATGAGCGACGGCGCCATGCCCCAAGGTATGACCGCCGAGCAGATCGGCCAGATGCCCGCCGACGGGGCCTTCATGATGGTCACTCAAACCTGTTCGGCCTGCCATGATCGCTATCGGCAGGACGACGACTGACCATGTACCGCATTTTTCGTGTTCTGATCGGCCTCGCCGCGCTGGCGGGGCTGGGCGGTGCGTCTCTGGCTGTCTGGCCCATCGGCGAAGCGCCCGACCTGACCGAGCGCAAAGGTGACGCCCAAAGGGGCGCCTACCTCGCCCGGGCCGGGGGCTGCATTGCCTGCCATTCGGACCCCGGTTCCGGCCGTCCCGCCCTGACCGGCGGGGCGCCCATCGAAACCGGTTTTGGCCGGTTCGTGCCGCCCAACATCACCCCGCATGACACCGCGGGTATCGGCGCGTGGACGATCGACGATTTCGCCCGCGCCGTTCGGCAGGGCGTGGCCCCGGACGGGAATCCCTACTACCCGGCCTTTCCCTATGCGTTCTATAGCCACCTGAGCGACCAGGACATCGCCGATCTCTGGGCGGCGTTCCAGGGGGTGGGACCTCAGGAGGTGACGTCGGGCGAGAACGAGATCGCTTTCCCGTTCAACCTGCGCTTCGGGCTGAAGCTTTGGCGGGCGGTCTATGCCGAGGGCCCGGCGACGGCGGCGGATCCCGACAGGTCCGACGCCTGGAACCGGGGACGGTGGCTGGTCAACGGGCTGGCTCATTGCGGCGCGTGCCATACCGATCGCAACCTTCTGGGCGGGCGACGACCGGGCGAATATCTGTCCGGGAGCGACGACCTGCCGGACGGAGGCAAGGCCCCGCCGATCAGACCCGGTGACCTGCGCGAGGCGGGCTGGACCGTGTCCTCGCTGGCCTTCGGGCTGAAATCCGGCGTGATGCCGGATGGCGACACGTTCGGCAGCGGCATGGGCGAGGTGGTGCGCGACGGCACGGCATGGCTCAGCGAGGAGGATCGCCGGGCGATGGCCGCGTACCTGCTCGACGAAGACGAGGCCGGCGACGGAGGCTGATCCCCCGTTTCGGCGCAAAATATCTGGAGAATCCGATGAACAAGACGCTGATGATCGGCGCTCTGGCCGCCGCGTTTGCCGGCGTTGCCTATTACGTCACGCAGACCGGCCAGAGCGACCCGGGCGCGCCCGCGCAAGGGGACGCAATGGTGGCGGTCTCGCTGCCCGAGGAACTGTCGCAAAGGGCACAGATGGGCGAGAAGGCCTTTGACGCCGTCTGTGCCGCCTGCCATGGGCAGAACGCAGCCGGAAAGATGGGCAATGGCCCACCTCTCATCCACAAGATCTACGAGCCTTCGCATCACGGCGATATGGCGTTTCACATGGCCGTGCAGAACGGGGTGCGCGCGCACCACTGGCGCTTTGGGAACATGCCGGCTCAGGAGGGGCTCACGCGTGCCGACGTGGAGGCCATCATCGCCTATGTGCGCGCAGTGCAGAAGGTCAACGGTATCAACTGACCGGGTGGCATTGGAAAAACGAGGGCCTGCCGCGGGCGCCCGCGGCAGGCCTGTTGCCTGGACCGTCTCAGAGCTTTACGCCCCGCAGCCGAAGCGCATTGCCGATCACCGAGACCGACGACAGGGACATCGCCGCCGCCGCGATCATCGGCGAGAGCAGGAGGCCGAAGACCGGGTAGAGGATACCCGCCGCGACCGGCACGCCGGCCGCGTTGTAGACGAAGGCGAAGAACAGGTTCTGCTTGATGTTGCGCAGGGTGGCGCGGGCCAGCTTGCGCGCCCGGACGATCCCCGTCAGATCCCCCGACAACAGCGTGATGCCGGCGCTTTCCACCGCCACATCTGCGCCTGTGCCCATCGCGATGCCCACATCCGCCGCCGCCAGCGCGGGCGCGTCGTTCACGCCGTCACCGGCCATTGCCACGAGTGCACCCGCGGCGTGAAGCTCATCCACCAGCGCTTTCTTGTCCTCCGGCAGGACGCCGGCGCGTACCTCGTCGATACCCAGCTTGGCGGCCACCGCCTCGGCGGTGCGCTGGTTGTCGCCTGTCGCCATGATCACCCGCAGGCCTTGTGCGTGCAGATTGCGGATCGCGGCTTCGGTGGTATCCTTTATCGGGTCTGCCACGGCGACGATCCCTGCCAGGGTGCCGCCGATGGCGATGAACATCGCCGTCTTGCCCTCGGCGCGGAGCGTGTCGGCCGTTTCTTCGGCTTTGCCGGTGTCGATGCTCAGGCTGTCCATCATCGCCGGATTGCCAAGCGCCACGTCGCTCTCATCGACCCGACCCCTGACGCCCTTGCCGGTGATGGCCTCGAAATCTCTGGCACGCGCGGGTTTCAGCCCACGGTCTCGCGCGCCGGCCACGATGGCCTCGGCCAGGGGATGCTCGGAGCCCATCTCCAGCGCGGCGGCGACGGCCAGCACATCCTCCTCGTTGCGATCCGACAGGGTGACGACATCCGTCAGGCGCGGTCGCCCCTCGGTCAGGGTGCCGGTCTTGTCGACGATCAGCGTGTCGACCTTGGACATGCGTTCGAGCGCCTGGGCGTCCTTGATCAGAACGCCGGCCTGTGCCCCGCGCCCGGCGGCCGTGGTGATCGAGATCGGGGTGGCGAGACCCAGCGCACAGGGGCAGGCGATGATCAGCACCGAAACCGCCGAGACGATGGCGAAGGCCAGCGCCGGGTCGGGCCCGACCGCCAGCCAGGTGCCGAAGGCGATCACGGCGACGGCCACGACCGTCGGCACGAAGATTTCCGACACCTTGTCGGCAAGGCCCTGGATCGGCGCCTTGGAGCGGCGAGCGCCCGCGACCATGTCGACGATCTGCGCCAGCACGGTATCGGCGCCTACCTGCGTGGCCCGGATCGCGAGGGTTCCGTTCTTGTTGATCGTGCCACCGGTGACGTGGTCGCCCTCGGTCTTTTCCACCGGCACCGGCTCGCCCGTGATCATGCTTTCATCGACCGAGGAGTGGCCCTCGATCACCTCGGCATCGACCGGCACGCTGTCGCCGGGACGCACGCGGAGCATGTCGCCTTCGACCACGTTTTCCAATGGCGCGTCGTATTCCGAGCCGTCTGGCAGGATGCGCCGCGCCGTCTTGGGTGCAAGATCCATCAAGGCACGGATCGCGTCGCCTGTTCGCTCACGGGCGCGCAGTTCCAGAACCTGCCCCACGAAGATCAGCGTGACGATGACCACCGCCGCTTCGTAGTACGTACCGACCCCGTCGCCCATGCGGTATTCCTGTGGAAAGATCCCCGGCGCGAAGGTGGCGAAGAGCGAATAGAGATAGGCCGCGCCCACGCCCAGCGAAATCAGCGTCCACATGTTCGGCGAGACGTTGCGGATCGAGTCGATCCCGCGCTTGAAGAAAGGCTGAGCGGCCCAGAAAACAATCGGCGTGGCCAGTGCAAACTCGATATAGACCGAAAGCTGATGGCCCAGCCAGTCGCGCAGGTTGAGGCCGACCATTTCACCCATTGTCAGCACCATGAGGGGCACCGCAGCCGCCGCACTGACCCAGAGGCGGCGGGTAAAGTCGGTCAGTTCCTCGCTGGGCTCGTCGCTGGGCACCATCGGCTCGAGCGCCATGCCGCAGATCGGGCAAGCCCCGGGCTCGTCGCGGATGATCTCGGGATGCATCGGGCAGGTCCATTGCGTGCCTTGCGCCACGTTGCCCTTGGCCTTTTCGGCGTTGCCGGACGCATAGAAATAGGGATCGTTGCGAAACTTCTCCTGGCAGCCGTCGGAGCAGAAGTGGAAGCTTTGCCCATCATAGGTGTCGGTGCGGGTCTTTTCGGTGACCTGGACGGTCATTCCGCAGACCGGGTCTGTTGCGGTATCGGCCCCGGCGGGACTATCTTTGCCGTGATTATGATGGGGGTGATCGTGGTTTGCGTGCCCGGTCATGGCTGTCTCCTTGTCCGTGGCAGCTTATGTAAGGGTTCCAGTCACTGGAGGGTCAAGGCCGGACGGAAAAAATCGCAAAAGATCGGTCAAAGATCTTCGGATCACGAAAAATTGGGGCGGTCGCTTTTAAGAGTCCGATTCAAAATGGAGTGAGGCTTTTCAAGCCCTTGCGAGTAGCCTTGTCATGCGCCTGATATGCGCGATGATAATCCAGGCTTCGGCACTCTCGATGGTTTTCTCCCAATCCTTTGCCAGGCGGCGGCATTTGCCGAGCCAAGCGAAGGTGCGCTCGACCACCCATCTTCGGGGCAAGACCTCGAACCCAACGGTCGTGTCCGAGCGTTTCACGATCTGAATGACCCAGCGGCCGATGCCGGTCAGAGCGTCGCGCAGCTTTGGACCGGCATATCCACCGTCCGCAAACACATGACGCAGTTTCGGAGCCTCCCGGGCCAGTTGACGGAACACTTCAGGCGCACCGTCACGATCCTGAATGCTGGCGGCATGAACGCGCAGCGCGATCAGGTGGCCACAGGTGTCGGTCATGATGTGGCGCTTGCGGCCCTTGATCCGCTTACCGGCATCATAGCCGCTAACCCCGCCGTTTTCAGTGGTTTTCACGCTCTGGCTGTCGATCACACCGGCTGTAGGCGCGCTGGTCCGGCCTTCTGCCCGCCGCGCTGTCGCAACCAGCGTACGGTTGATTTCAGCAAGCAGACCGTTGTTACGCCAACCGTAGAAATAATAACGCACGGTCGAAACAGGCGGAAAATCCTTCGGTAAAAGCGACCATGCGCACCCCGATGCAGCAACATATTGGATTGCGTCCCAGACAAGGCGAAGTTCGACCTCCCGTGGCCTGCCAAGCGGGTTAGCGCCGGGCAGGAGTGGTGCAACAATCTCCCATTCCTCATCTGTTACATCACTTGCATATCGTGGTGCGGTGCGTTCATATCGGTTGCGGGTGAGTTCAGTCCAGGCCATTTCGAGCTCCGTTCAGTTGTGCAACCGAACAGAATCATAACCTGCTGAATTCACCCAACTCATTTCCGATCAGGCTCTAAGGGATTGCCGGTTTGACTGGACAGTCGCGGAAAGCCCGGTATTTTCGCGACCTATGAAACAGTTGCAGGCCGTTCTTGCCAAAAGTCTGATGGTCGTGCTGGTGGCGATGTTCGTCATGGGCTCGTTTGGCATGGGCGCCGCCGGTGCTGAGACGATGGACGAGTCCGCGCACATGATGGGCCACGCAGACCCGTCCGTCAGCGATTGTCCGACGATGGACGAGACGGATGCGCCGATGCAGAAGGGCCATGCCGCCTGCACGATGACGGTCTGCTGTTTCTCCGAAGGTCCCGATTTCCGCGCGATCCGGCCGGAGGCGCAGATCCTGCCCGCCAGCTACCTGCTGTCCGTCGAGGCCCGCCTGACCCAGGCGGAACCCGAGCGCGCCAAGAAACCCCCGAAACACGCCTGATCCCTTGACCGGAATGGTCCGGGCGCCTTGCTGCGTCCGGGCACCCTTGTTGCCGCGGCGCGCCCGCGGGACGCCAAGAGACAGGTATATGATATGCGTGGACGATATTTCGCGCTGGCGGTCATGGCGCTGGCCGCTGGAGGCGCCGGTGGTGTGCTGTATGAGCGTGAGCGGATGGCCCAGACGATGGATGCGGGCGATGACGGCGACAAGATCCTCTATTGGGTCGCGCCGATGGACCCGAATTTCCGCAAGGACGGCCCGGGCAAGTCTCCGATGGGTATGGATCTCGTGCCGGTCTACGAAGGGCAGGAGCCGTCGGGCGACTCCGAGGAGGTGACGCTGTCGGCGGCCGAGGTGAACACCATCGGTGTGCGCACCGCCGTGGCACGGGTCGAGGACATCGCGCACCGGATCGATACGGTGGGCTTTGTCGATTACGATGAGCACGCGACCAGCCATATCCATACCCGCGTAGAAGGATGGATCGAGCAGCTGGAGTTGCGCGCCGTGGGTGACGAGGTCTCCGAGGGCGATCTGCTGTTCGAGCTCTACGCTCCCGAGATCACCATCGCCAGTTCCGAGCTTCTGCGCGCCACGCGGTCGGGCGATGCCGACGAGATCGCTATCGCCCGGACCAAGCTGATGAATTTCGGTGTCAGCGCCCGCCAGATCGACGAGATGGCGCTGGCGGAACGCCCGGCGCAGCGTGTGCGGTTCTATGCGCCCCAGGACGGCGTGGTCTTCGCGCTCGAGGCCGCCGACGGCATGTACCTGCGGCCCGACACGCGGGCGATGTCGCTGGCCGATACCTCGTCCGTCTGGCTGCTGGTGGACGTGTTCGAACGAGATATGACGCTGCTGTCGGACGACATGCGCGCCGAGGCCCGGTTCGATCACCTGCCGGGGCAGGTCTTTTCCGGCGAGATCGACTACATCTTCCCCGAACTCGACGCCAAGACGCGCACGCTGCGGGTGCGGTTGCGGTTCGACAATGAAGACGGGCTGTTGCGGCCCAACATGTTTGCCAAGGTGGCCCTTGTGCCGAACGAGGCGCGACAGGCGCTGACCGTGCCGTCCGAGGCGGTGATCCGCACCGGCCGCGCCGAGCGTGTGATCCTGCGGCTGGCCGACGGCAGTTTCCGCCCCAGGCTGATCACCACCGGCCTGCGCGGCGGATTTGC from the Roseovarius indicus genome contains:
- a CDS encoding heavy metal translocating P-type ATPase, with the translated sequence MTGHANHDHPHHNHGKDSPAGADTATDPVCGMTVQVTEKTRTDTYDGQSFHFCSDGCQEKFRNDPYFYASGNAEKAKGNVAQGTQWTCPMHPEIIRDEPGACPICGMALEPMVPSDEPSEELTDFTRRLWVSAAAAVPLMVLTMGEMVGLNLRDWLGHQLSVYIEFALATPIVFWAAQPFFKRGIDSIRNVSPNMWTLISLGVGAAYLYSLFATFAPGIFPQEYRMGDGVGTYYEAAVVIVTLIFVGQVLELRARERTGDAIRALMDLAPKTARRILPDGSEYDAPLENVVEGDMLRVRPGDSVPVDAEVIEGHSSVDESMITGEPVPVEKTEGDHVTGGTINKNGTLAIRATQVGADTVLAQIVDMVAGARRSKAPIQGLADKVSEIFVPTVVAVAVIAFGTWLAVGPDPALAFAIVSAVSVLIIACPCALGLATPISITTAAGRGAQAGVLIKDAQALERMSKVDTLIVDKTGTLTEGRPRLTDVVTLSDRNEEDVLAVAAALEMGSEHPLAEAIVAGARDRGLKPARARDFEAITGKGVRGRVDESDVALGNPAMMDSLSIDTGKAEETADTLRAEGKTAMFIAIGGTLAGIVAVADPIKDTTEAAIRNLHAQGLRVIMATGDNQRTAEAVAAKLGIDEVRAGVLPEDKKALVDELHAAGALVAMAGDGVNDAPALAAADVGIAMGTGADVAVESAGITLLSGDLTGIVRARKLARATLRNIKQNLFFAFVYNAAGVPVAAGILYPVFGLLLSPMIAAAAMSLSSVSVIGNALRLRGVKL
- a CDS encoding IS5 family transposase encodes the protein MAWTELTRNRYERTAPRYASDVTDEEWEIVAPLLPGANPLGRPREVELRLVWDAIQYVAASGCAWSLLPKDFPPVSTVRYYFYGWRNNGLLAEINRTLVATARRAEGRTSAPTAGVIDSQSVKTTENGGVSGYDAGKRIKGRKRHIMTDTCGHLIALRVHAASIQDRDGAPEVFRQLAREAPKLRHVFADGGYAGPKLRDALTGIGRWVIQIVKRSDTTVGFEVLPRRWVVERTFAWLGKCRRLAKDWEKTIESAEAWIIIAHIRRMTRLLARA